The Nitrososphaerales archaeon genomic sequence CCTCCTTTCTTTCATTTGTTCTTGTTAGCCTGACGCAGCGGAATTCTCCCATTCACCCTGTTAGGTATTTGGATCTCCGCTCAATTAGGGCCAGTCTTATCGTCGCCCTCATACGAGGCAGTATCAATCTCGACCGCAGGCCAACAGCAAGCATAGGAACTAGCGATCTATATGATTTCGCATATCGTCTTATAGGTGCGAATAGTAAAATAAAGGGTTGTAGGGGATAGAGGTAAGATGGAGAGACAAAAGACTGCTACCGCTACCCCAGCTGTGATAAAATCAGTGCTTTGGTCAATAAGTGCTACATTTGGTATTATAGGATCTATACAGTTGTTGGTGTTTTCGGGAGACAGCATTCCATATTTCGTTGTCGCCTCTGTATTTGGAGTTCTATGGGCTCTGTTTGCGGCTATAACAAAACATCCTGCTAAAGATAATCACGGCCCAGAAGCGCTGTCAGACGCATCCTAATTCGTTCAATGCAAGTCCAAGTGCTATGGCAGCATTCTTTACTTCGCTTACGCTTATCCGTTCATTGATTGCATGAGCAAGTGTGAGATCACCCGGTCCCCAAACCAGACTCTCTATACCACTGGAAACTATATGCTCGTTATCTGTTGCTCCTGCGAAGCATGTTGTATTACTCTGTATATTCAACTTATGCATAACATTAAGTATTATCCTCGCAAGCATAGAATCTTTTGTTAGTTCTACTGGATCTCTTGCGCCTAGCTTCATAATTTCACAATTTAACTGATTTTTACGAAGTAGCAATGATAGCTCTTTTACAACTTCACTACTTGATTCTCCTGGCACCAATCTTCTATCTATGACAATCTCGCAACTATCAGGGATCACGTTTTCCTTTATCCCTCCGTTGATCATAGTTATACTACACGTAGGTGCGCCTGCAACTGGATGTGTTTCATTTGAAATTTTTTTTGCATACTGGGGTATGACCTTTATAATATCATATGCAATATCGATTGCGTTAATTCCCTTGCTGGGCAAAGAAGCATGGGCAGCTTTACCCCTGCTCTTGATCTTGAACCATACAGCACCTTTCTGGGACGTAGCTATTTGCAATGCGGTAGGTTCCATCACTAGTCCATACTTTATTCTAAGGTCGAACTTCTTTATCCATGATAGTAGTGTTGATGTCCCTGGTTCTGCTCGTTCCTCACCAATTGCAAACATAAGCAATACAGTTGCATCACTCTCTGTGAATTCTGCAACATGTATCATAAGTGCTAAACTGCTTTTCATATCAACAGAACCCCTTCCATACAGGTATCCATCTTTAATTGCACCTGAAAATGGATCCATGCTCCATTTGCTGATGTCACCTTCAGGCACTGTATCGATATGACCGTTTAACAGTATAGCATTTGAATTCTTGCCTCGCAAGAGTCCCACCACTTGAGGTCTATCAATAAATGGATGGTTAATCTGATATGTTTCGTAACCTATCTCCTTCAACCGTGAATAAATGTATTGAGCGCATCCTTTCTCCTCGCCTGGCGGATTCCTACTTGGAATCATGATCAGCTCAGACGCTGTCTGAAGAATATCGCTAAATTTGCTCTCAACTTTTTTTGTAATATTGTTCAGCACTGATAGAAATTATATAGTCAGGTTAATTTACATACCTATCTTGTTGTTAAAAATGATATCCATCGATGTAGAATCTATGTTCAAACCAATGTAATCTCGCACTTGCTAATCTTTACCATATTAGTCCTTATAATATAGTTATTACAGTCTTAGCCATCCGCTACGATAGAAGTAAATAGACATTAGCGCTGCCCCAATAACAGATAGAAGGATTACAATTATGAATGTGGTATATTCACCGAAGAATGTCCACGGGCCCGTTTCAGTTCCCCCGGGTAAAGGAATATTCATACCATAGTACTGACCTATCACTGTTGCTGGGATGGAAAGCGTGAAGACGATAGTTAGCACTGCCAGGATCTTGTTTGTCTTTTCTGTATTTAATACAAAATCTGTGTCTTTATAGATTTCAATCGTTTCCCTTGCAGCTTCAATGGTCTCAAGTACTTTCTCCACGTGATCTTTAACGTCATTGAATTGCGGGGATATATCCTCCTTGGAGAATCGCTGAGCATCCTTGGCAACTTCCACGACTATTCTTCTCAGTGGGAGAAGTATTCGTCTGAGTGCCGTTATCTCACGCCTCAGATAGGAGATCTGGCGGGCTATTGAAAAATTTTCATCAAACACAAGATCTTCTATATCGTCCAAGTTTCCCTCCAGTTTCATCAGTGGGTGTACGAGATCATCGACTAGTATGTCGATTATCTTGTGTAAGAGAAAACCTGATGAGTTGCCCATGATACTCGCACATAGTTTTTCATCCATCCTACACCTGTGAAACATTTCCGTCAAAGGTGCTAGTTCGCCCAAATGCACGGTTACCACATAGTCCATCCCCACAAAAATGGAGAGCTGACCTGCTCTTGGTACATTTTCACCATAAACTGGGAAATGGAGTATTATGAACATATGATCCTCATACGTATCTATCTTTGGCAACTGTATCTTGGAGAGGCAATCCTCAAGGTTTAGATCGTGGAAATGAAATATAGTGCCTAGAGTATTCATATCCTCTCTGCTAGGCTGTTTGATATCTATCCATAGTAATCCATTGAAACGTACCAATTCAAAGCGATCTTCTAGCCTCTCCATTATGCACTGATCTAGTAAAAGGCTCTATTAAATGATGACGGAAGCATGTTTACTGATTTAAATGAAAGTGTAAAGAATAGTTTCATAATCTATGAGAATATAATTCAAAAGTTTATTGATAGTAAGTTGAAATGGTTCACTCGGCAGATCTCACCAAAAGATCTTCCTAGCATCAAAGTTATAGTGTCTGATCAATAACGCGAACTATTCTGATTGACCAAACTTCGAGATCGAGCTTGTCGTTTAGTATGAGCCTGCATTCTTGGTTCATGCGAGAACAGAAATTTAGGAAATAACAATGGTTATGCAGTATATGGACATGGCAGCGTATATCTATTCTATGAACATGGGTGTAAAAGTTATGCTATGCTATGCAAGATAAGAAAGTTTGAGCCAATACATGCGCATGAAAGTATTAGGGGGAGGGGTTCGTATATAAAGAAATAAGACCGCATGCATGAAAGCAAGTAGAGGGATAAGTAGAATATGTAGAACATCGCTCAATTGTATTCCTCCTATTACAGAAAATATTCCACTAATGGCTACAATTCTTCAGTAATGTTGGATCACGAGGTTAGGAAATCGGTTCGGATCTTACCATAGTGATCATATACTTATTGCAAATAGTCATATGTCTGCTAAATTTAATATATAGTTCATAGATTGATTATACCATGAGCTGTTCTGACGAAATGAATTCAGTTGTTAACCTGATCCAGATTGAGCCAAGCATTATGAAGCAACTCAAGAAAGCTAGGTATGGTGTTTCAAATCATTCAACAGTAGAGCTGTGCCACTGGACAAAAAAATCATTTGTTAGTGAAGGTGAGTGTTATAAGAAGAAGTTCTACGGTATAGATACGCATAGATGTATGGAATTCTCGCCTGCGG encodes the following:
- a CDS encoding M20 family metallopeptidase, producing MLNNITKKVESKFSDILQTASELIMIPSRNPPGEEKGCAQYIYSRLKEIGYETYQINHPFIDRPQVVGLLRGKNSNAILLNGHIDTVPEGDISKWSMDPFSGAIKDGYLYGRGSVDMKSSLALMIHVAEFTESDATVLLMFAIGEERAEPGTSTLLSWIKKFDLRIKYGLVMEPTALQIATSQKGAVWFKIKSRGKAAHASLPSKGINAIDIAYDIIKVIPQYAKKISNETHPVAGAPTCSITMINGGIKENVIPDSCEIVIDRRLVPGESSSEVVKELSLLLRKNQLNCEIMKLGARDPVELTKDSMLARIILNVMHKLNIQSNTTCFAGATDNEHIVSSGIESLVWGPGDLTLAHAINERISVSEVKNAAIALGLALNELGCV
- a CDS encoding magnesium transporter CorA family protein; this translates as MERLEDRFELVRFNGLLWIDIKQPSREDMNTLGTIFHFHDLNLEDCLSKIQLPKIDTYEDHMFIILHFPVYGENVPRAGQLSIFVGMDYVVTVHLGELAPLTEMFHRCRMDEKLCASIMGNSSGFLLHKIIDILVDDLVHPLMKLEGNLDDIEDLVFDENFSIARQISYLRREITALRRILLPLRRIVVEVAKDAQRFSKEDISPQFNDVKDHVEKVLETIEAARETIEIYKDTDFVLNTEKTNKILAVLTIVFTLSIPATVIGQYYGMNIPLPGGTETGPWTFFGEYTTFIIVILLSVIGAALMSIYFYRSGWLRL